Proteins encoded in a region of the Vibrio sp. CB1-14 genome:
- a CDS encoding TorD/DmsD family molecular chaperone yields MDNENNQLRSDIYLLISTLCRGAPERELLDFLSTLEIESGINQMTSAWQGLAEAAKVAEVSALEDEYQDLFIGVGKGEVIPFASWHLTGSLMDKPLAALRQDLSHLGLEREESVKEPEDHISAVCEVLAHLIDQQKEQEAKAFFNHHLSPWYTDLCRQIETAPSGQFYPSVAVLMQAFFDVEQVSYAQNPGTTQAKMKIDVKNITTK; encoded by the coding sequence ATGGATAACGAGAATAACCAACTAAGAAGTGACATCTACCTACTCATTTCAACGCTATGCCGTGGGGCGCCCGAGCGTGAGTTACTTGATTTTCTATCAACATTGGAGATCGAGTCGGGCATTAATCAAATGACTAGTGCATGGCAAGGGTTAGCTGAGGCTGCAAAAGTCGCTGAAGTCAGTGCGCTTGAAGATGAGTATCAAGACTTGTTCATAGGTGTCGGAAAAGGTGAGGTGATTCCTTTTGCTTCATGGCATTTGACCGGCTCTCTGATGGATAAGCCGCTGGCGGCGCTTCGCCAAGATCTTAGCCATTTAGGCCTAGAGCGTGAAGAGTCAGTTAAAGAGCCAGAAGATCATATTTCAGCCGTGTGCGAAGTGTTAGCGCACTTGATTGACCAACAGAAAGAGCAAGAAGCGAAAGCCTTCTTTAACCACCATCTTTCTCCTTGGTACACAGATTTATGCCGCCAGATTGAAACTGCGCCGAGTGGTCAGTTTTATCCATCTGTTGCGGTATTAATGCAAGCATTTTTCGATGTAGAGCAGGTGAGCTATGCGCAAAACCCAGGCACTACGCAGGCGAAAATGAAGATAGACGTAAAAAATATAACCACTAAGTAA
- a CDS encoding formate dehydrogenase accessory sulfurtransferase FdhD has translation MVKPNIIRTSENPLQTIEVDVFDEYGEKLTKQIACERPLTVMLNWKEIVTLMTLGSRPDSLVLGYLKNQGFLSDPAAIESLIIDWETHSAAVITKENTDFLEEALKKKTVTSGCGQGTMYGNVMKQLEGYQVPQTPLKQSQIYATLEALTHYNDTYKKAGAVHGCAICKGDEVLSFVEDVSRHNAVDTLAGEMWINEETGDNKIFYTTGRLTSEMVIKVAQMGIPVLLSRSGVTQMGLDLAKQFGITTIARAKGLRFQVFTGGEKVDFDVKGSS, from the coding sequence GTGGTTAAACCCAACATTATTAGAACAAGCGAAAATCCCCTTCAAACCATCGAAGTCGACGTGTTTGACGAATATGGTGAAAAGCTCACCAAGCAAATCGCCTGCGAACGCCCTCTTACTGTCATGCTGAACTGGAAAGAGATCGTGACGTTGATGACGCTCGGCTCAAGGCCTGACTCTCTTGTATTGGGCTACTTAAAGAACCAAGGTTTTCTGTCTGACCCAGCAGCCATTGAGTCATTAATTATCGACTGGGAAACGCATTCAGCGGCCGTGATCACCAAAGAAAATACGGACTTTCTTGAAGAAGCCTTGAAAAAGAAAACCGTCACCTCAGGCTGTGGTCAAGGCACCATGTATGGCAACGTTATGAAGCAACTTGAAGGCTATCAAGTGCCACAAACGCCCCTCAAGCAGTCTCAGATTTACGCGACGCTCGAAGCCCTGACCCATTACAACGATACCTATAAAAAAGCTGGCGCAGTTCATGGCTGTGCGATTTGTAAAGGTGACGAGGTTTTATCGTTTGTTGAAGATGTGAGCCGCCACAACGCAGTCGACACCCTTGCTGGTGAAATGTGGATCAATGAAGAAACGGGCGATAACAAAATCTTCTACACTACGGGTCGATTGACCTCAGAGATGGTGATCAAAGTAGCGCAGATGGGGATCCCAGTGCTGCTGTCTCGCTCTGGTGTGACTCAAATGGGGTTAGATCTCGCTAAACAGTTTGGCATCACCACGATTGCAAGAGCTAAAGGCTTGCGCTTCCAAGTGTTTACTGGCGGTGAAAAAGTCGATTTTGATGTTAAAGGCAGCAGCTAA
- a CDS encoding acyl-CoA synthetase has translation MNLIVNVHKGVRKLGFEWATRQAWKCGMKANLVTRVVGVAKGQVVCVIEGVRAELSTEINNPHHNDEKQGRYVFIGGELWEPNNLLAPAFPSFMFMHVRNLGNKHKYMTDDELLFNLA, from the coding sequence ATGAATCTTATCGTCAATGTTCACAAAGGTGTCCGTAAACTCGGATTTGAATGGGCCACGCGCCAAGCGTGGAAATGCGGCATGAAAGCCAACCTAGTAACACGAGTTGTGGGTGTTGCCAAAGGACAAGTCGTTTGTGTGATTGAAGGCGTGCGCGCAGAACTTTCTACAGAGATCAACAACCCACATCACAATGATGAAAAGCAAGGTCGATATGTATTTATTGGTGGTGAACTTTGGGAACCCAATAACCTACTTGCCCCTGCGTTTCCAAGTTTTATGTTTATGCATGTGCGCAATCTCGGCAATAAGCATAAGTACATGACGGATGATGAACTGCTGTTTAACTTGGCGTAA
- a CDS encoding DUF3306 domain-containing protein: protein MANSFLSRWSQRKLEEQSEQQAEPEVSTVEGEQAELSATEDDVVLNAPTDSLEAESEVKAEIKTTVDTEEDELSISQLLANTEVDRAVKKAALRKLFMQPEFNVVDGLNDYDHDYSAVKPLASEVAETLRGWVKEIDEKLEMGEELQESTAQVASDAEQSAEDVDLEYSESAQSASVEYHKADHESKSDDDICSETKPGTKPT from the coding sequence GTGGCAAATAGTTTTCTATCACGTTGGTCTCAGCGTAAATTAGAGGAGCAGTCCGAACAACAGGCTGAGCCTGAAGTATCGACTGTTGAAGGTGAGCAAGCAGAGCTCTCAGCCACTGAAGACGATGTTGTACTGAATGCACCTACTGACTCATTGGAAGCAGAGTCTGAGGTTAAGGCAGAGATAAAAACCACCGTCGATACAGAAGAAGACGAGCTCTCTATATCGCAATTACTTGCTAATACTGAAGTGGACAGGGCGGTTAAAAAAGCCGCGCTTAGAAAGCTCTTTATGCAGCCAGAGTTCAATGTAGTCGATGGTTTAAATGACTATGACCATGACTATTCAGCGGTTAAGCCCCTAGCTTCAGAAGTAGCGGAAACACTTAGGGGTTGGGTAAAAGAGATTGATGAGAAATTAGAAATGGGAGAAGAGTTGCAGGAATCAACAGCACAGGTAGCTAGTGATGCCGAACAAAGTGCTGAAGATGTTGATTTGGAATATAGTGAGTCTGCTCAGAGTGCATCTGTCGAATACCATAAAGCAGATCATGAATCCAAATCGGATGATGACATTTGTTCCGAAACTAAGCCCGGCACAAAACCTACCTAA
- a CDS encoding GlpM family protein: MVALFLKCLIGAAAVMLIAILSKSKNFFIAGLVPLFPSFALIAHYIVATERNMEALRMTALFGLYSLMPYAAYLIAVYYFSYHLSVVGTLLSAVLVWVMFAYLLLMVWVRGVVMG; this comes from the coding sequence ATGGTCGCTCTATTTCTCAAATGCTTAATTGGCGCAGCGGCTGTGATGCTGATTGCCATTCTATCTAAAAGTAAGAACTTCTTTATTGCAGGGTTAGTGCCACTATTTCCAAGTTTTGCTTTGATCGCCCACTACATCGTCGCAACCGAGCGTAATATGGAAGCGCTTCGTATGACAGCGCTGTTTGGGCTTTATTCGCTTATGCCTTATGCGGCTTATTTGATTGCAGTTTATTACTTTAGTTATCACTTGTCTGTTGTTGGGACGCTATTGTCCGCGGTGTTGGTTTGGGTGATGTTTGCGTATTTGTTGTTGATGGTTTGGGTTCGGGGTGTGGTTATGGGTTGA
- a CDS encoding formate dehydrogenase subunit alpha, which translates to MKLTKRSDNVSKNENKLGLSRRAFMRNSSIAAGGLAAGAYTFAPGMIRKAQAETVPVDAKTEVKRTICSHCSVGCGVYAEVQNGVWTGQEPAFDHPFNAGGHCAKGAALREHGHGERRLKYPMKLEGGKWKKLSWEDAIEEIGNKVLEIRKESGPDSVYWLGSAKHSNEQAYMFRKMASLWGTNNVDHQARICHSTTVSGVANTWGYGAMTNSFNDMHNCKSMLFIGSNPAEAHPVAMQHILIAKEKNRCQIVVADPRRTRTAAKANHYCSLRPGTDVAFIWGLLWHIFANKWEDQEFIRQRVYGMDEIRTEVAKWNPKEVERVTGVSEADVYKAAKILSENRPGSIIWCMGGTQHTTGNNNTRAYCVLELALGNIGKSGGGANIFRGHDNVQGATDLGVLSHTLPGYYGLADGSWKHWAKVWDVDYEWIKERFDQNEYRGKKPMNNMGIPVSRWIDGVLENKDNIEQNDNIRAMFYWGHAVNSQTRGVEMQKAMQKLDMMVIVDPYPTHAAVMNNRTDGVYLLPATTQFETHGSVTASNRSLQWRDQVIEPLFDSKPDHEIMYLLTKKLGFENELFKNVAVENNQPNIEDITREFNKGMWTIGYTGQSPERIKAHQQNWHTFHKTSLVAEGGPINGETYGLPWPCWGTPEMKHPGTHILYDTSKAVADGGGNFRARFGVEFEGNSLLAEDSYSLGCELEDGYPEFTDKLIQQLGWWDDLTAEEKAAAEGKNWKTDLSGGIQRVAIKHGCMPFGNAKARAIVWTFPDRVPLHREPLYTPRRDLVADYPTWDDSESIYRLPTMYKSIQDKDVSGEYPIVLTSGRLVEYEGGGEETRSNPWLAELQREMFVEVNPKDANDIGFKDGDMVWVEGAEKGRIKVKAMVTPRVKPGLAFIPFHFGGKFQGEDLTNKYPEGTVPYVIGEAANTATTYGYDPVTQMQETKVTLCNIKKA; encoded by the coding sequence ATGAAATTAACGAAACGCTCCGACAATGTGAGCAAAAATGAAAACAAGCTCGGTCTTAGCCGCCGTGCATTTATGCGCAATTCATCTATCGCTGCAGGTGGTTTGGCTGCGGGTGCCTATACGTTCGCACCAGGTATGATCAGAAAAGCACAGGCTGAAACGGTTCCTGTAGATGCTAAGACGGAAGTTAAGCGCACCATCTGTTCTCACTGTTCGGTGGGCTGTGGCGTTTATGCAGAAGTACAAAACGGCGTGTGGACCGGCCAAGAGCCAGCGTTTGACCACCCATTTAATGCTGGTGGTCACTGTGCGAAAGGCGCAGCCTTGCGTGAGCACGGCCATGGTGAGCGCCGCCTTAAGTACCCAATGAAACTCGAAGGCGGCAAGTGGAAAAAACTTAGCTGGGAAGATGCGATTGAAGAGATCGGTAACAAGGTTTTAGAGATCCGCAAAGAATCAGGCCCAGATTCTGTTTACTGGCTGGGTAGTGCGAAGCACAGCAACGAACAAGCGTATATGTTCCGTAAAATGGCATCGCTTTGGGGCACTAACAACGTCGACCATCAAGCGCGTATTTGTCACTCGACCACAGTATCCGGTGTTGCTAACACTTGGGGCTATGGGGCGATGACTAACTCTTTCAATGACATGCATAACTGTAAGTCGATGCTGTTCATTGGTTCAAACCCGGCAGAAGCCCACCCGGTGGCTATGCAGCACATCCTGATTGCAAAAGAGAAAAACCGCTGTCAGATCGTGGTTGCAGATCCTCGTCGTACTCGCACCGCAGCAAAAGCCAACCACTACTGCTCGCTTCGCCCTGGTACCGACGTAGCGTTTATCTGGGGTCTTTTGTGGCATATCTTCGCAAACAAGTGGGAAGATCAAGAGTTCATTCGCCAGCGTGTTTACGGTATGGATGAGATCCGTACTGAAGTAGCGAAATGGAATCCAAAAGAAGTGGAGCGCGTTACTGGCGTTAGCGAAGCGGATGTTTACAAAGCGGCGAAGATCCTTTCTGAAAACCGCCCTGGCAGTATCATTTGGTGTATGGGTGGTACTCAGCACACTACAGGTAATAACAATACACGTGCTTACTGCGTACTCGAGCTTGCTCTGGGAAACATTGGTAAGTCTGGTGGTGGTGCCAACATCTTCCGTGGTCACGACAACGTTCAAGGCGCTACTGACCTTGGCGTTCTCTCTCACACTCTACCTGGATACTATGGTCTAGCAGATGGTTCATGGAAACACTGGGCAAAAGTGTGGGATGTTGACTACGAGTGGATCAAAGAGCGATTTGACCAGAATGAATACCGCGGCAAGAAGCCAATGAACAACATGGGCATTCCAGTGTCCCGTTGGATTGATGGTGTTCTAGAGAACAAAGACAATATCGAGCAGAACGATAACATTCGTGCCATGTTCTATTGGGGTCACGCGGTTAACTCGCAAACCCGTGGCGTAGAGATGCAAAAAGCGATGCAGAAGCTGGATATGATGGTGATCGTTGACCCGTATCCAACACATGCAGCCGTTATGAATAACCGTACTGATGGTGTTTACCTGCTTCCTGCAACCACTCAGTTTGAAACGCATGGCTCTGTTACAGCATCTAACCGTTCACTACAATGGCGCGATCAGGTTATTGAACCACTTTTCGACTCTAAGCCTGACCACGAGATCATGTACCTTCTTACTAAGAAGTTGGGTTTCGAGAATGAGCTATTCAAAAACGTTGCGGTTGAGAACAATCAGCCGAACATCGAAGACATCACGCGTGAATTTAACAAAGGCATGTGGACGATTGGTTACACCGGCCAAAGCCCAGAGCGTATTAAAGCGCACCAACAAAACTGGCATACGTTCCACAAAACTTCACTGGTAGCGGAAGGCGGCCCAATCAATGGCGAAACCTACGGTCTACCTTGGCCATGTTGGGGCACGCCAGAGATGAAACACCCAGGTACCCACATTCTTTATGATACGTCTAAAGCAGTCGCTGACGGTGGTGGTAACTTCCGTGCTCGTTTTGGTGTTGAGTTCGAAGGCAATAGTCTACTCGCTGAAGATAGTTATTCCTTGGGTTGTGAACTTGAAGATGGCTATCCAGAGTTTACGGATAAACTCATCCAACAATTAGGTTGGTGGGATGACTTAACTGCGGAAGAAAAAGCAGCAGCAGAAGGTAAAAACTGGAAGACGGACTTATCTGGTGGTATTCAGCGCGTAGCGATTAAGCATGGCTGTATGCCTTTTGGTAATGCCAAAGCGCGTGCCATTGTTTGGACCTTCCCAGATAGAGTGCCTTTGCACCGTGAGCCACTTTACACGCCAAGACGTGATTTAGTAGCAGATTACCCAACATGGGATGACAGTGAGTCTATCTACCGTCTTCCTACCATGTACAAATCAATTCAAGACAAAGATGTGTCGGGCGAGTATCCAATCGTTCTAACGTCAGGTCGATTGGTTGAGTACGAAGGTGGTGGTGAAGAAACGCGTTCTAACCCATGGCTAGCCGAACTTCAGCGTGAAATGTTTGTTGAGGTGAACCCGAAAGATGCCAATGACATTGGCTTCAAAGATGGTGACATGGTGTGGGTTGAAGGTGCAGAGAAAGGGCGTATTAAGGTGAAAGCGATGGTGACACCTCGTGTGAAACCGGGTCTGGCGTTCATTCCATTCCACTTTGGCGGTAAGTTCCAAGGTGAAGACCTCACTAATAAGTATCCAGAGGGTACCGTGCCTTACGTCATCGGTGAAGCCGCTAACACAGCAACCACCTATGGTTATGACCCAGTGACTCAAATGCAGGAAACCAAAGTCACTCTCTGTAACATTAAGAAAGCGTAA
- a CDS encoding twin-arginine translocation signal domain-containing protein: protein MSKQTKRDDKSDFNENRRNLLKGLTTAAVAGVVISGTAHATTNTELVEAKPDNEKKTGYRETQHVKDYYDTL, encoded by the coding sequence ATGAGTAAACAAACCAAACGTGACGATAAAAGTGATTTTAACGAAAATCGTCGAAACCTACTAAAAGGCCTGACTACTGCGGCTGTCGCCGGCGTTGTTATTTCAGGTACTGCACATGCCACGACTAATACTGAGTTAGTTGAAGCAAAGCCCGATAACGAGAAGAAAACCGGTTATCGTGAAACGCAGCACGTTAAAGATTATTACGACACATTGTAG
- a CDS encoding DUF3305 domain-containing protein, with the protein MQSETPESIPNHSSTFDAQLIEKNEHQWPIQIDLSVVEKQVGRWTSTQRELEGFQLEVTDNSKPHAILELYRDERTDYRFNLSSQNPMLFVVLDSHDELSLKPIVVTASQAVAGSFMDGDYLVLSKPIPLPIQAWMEAFIGRHGELLEVRRKKRKGAGRSSGK; encoded by the coding sequence ATGCAGTCAGAAACTCCTGAATCCATTCCTAACCATTCTTCTACTTTTGATGCTCAGCTTATTGAAAAAAACGAGCATCAATGGCCGATACAAATCGACTTGTCTGTTGTTGAAAAGCAAGTAGGACGCTGGACAAGCACCCAGCGCGAGCTTGAGGGTTTTCAATTAGAAGTCACGGATAACAGCAAGCCTCATGCCATCTTAGAACTCTATCGAGATGAGCGTACCGATTACCGATTTAATCTAAGTTCCCAGAACCCAATGTTGTTCGTTGTTTTGGATAGCCATGATGAGCTCAGCCTAAAGCCGATTGTCGTCACAGCGTCACAAGCTGTAGCCGGCTCTTTTATGGATGGTGACTACTTAGTGCTTTCTAAACCTATTCCGTTGCCTATCCAAGCGTGGATGGAAGCGTTCATCGGTCGGCATGGTGAACTGCTCGAAGTAAGACGGAAAAAACGTAAAGGAGCGGGGCGTTCAAGTGGCAAATAG
- a CDS encoding 4Fe-4S dicluster domain-containing protein, with protein sequence MIKQLLQQATSKNGRARSFAFENTVELSNLIPPTVSYESHGDTLIIGPTAIITSTAEQLTTMHSVTLLSTDGEPSEHSNLYYADSIEISGFLGTFSVHIQNKHTHSNLAEVSIVRDCFDIVLDHSLNGCMSEEVPVPGYYPVGRGYPTLADALEEIPGLMGTFDKPKYFRLDTDLCAHSSRGVKGCERCVDACPAGALSSQGNDKIGHKIEINPYLCQGVGTCATACPTEAIHYALPTPQDTQKFIERTLANYHHQGGENAIVLICSSRHESYNVMALKVLPDNVIPLVVEELPSVGIDTWFAALANGATQVMFAASRHMPETIQTVLNREVGMAQQLLENLGLARETIDILYLESLREGMPTLVELDLELRIGDVEGNKRQRLFHSLDVLSAKQGVTDNIQPLPTTAPYGTVQCDTDKCTLCMGCVAVCPTKALYNKGDRPALDFVEQDCVQCGMCEKACPESALSLTQQINWDKEARTKVVALHEEKAAECLSCGKPFAPQSMITMLQDKLRGHSHFDNEAALRRIAMCEDCRVVDMFENMAENPEQQLKY encoded by the coding sequence ATGATAAAACAACTATTACAACAAGCGACATCTAAAAACGGACGCGCGCGTAGCTTTGCTTTTGAAAACACCGTTGAGTTATCGAACTTAATACCACCAACGGTGAGCTATGAAAGTCATGGTGATACGTTAATCATTGGGCCTACGGCGATTATCACCAGTACAGCAGAGCAGTTGACGACGATGCATTCGGTGACACTACTGTCGACTGATGGCGAGCCCTCTGAGCATAGTAACCTCTACTATGCTGATAGCATCGAAATCTCAGGATTCTTGGGTACGTTTAGCGTTCATATCCAAAATAAACACACGCATAGCAATTTAGCGGAAGTTTCTATCGTTCGAGACTGTTTCGACATTGTTTTGGATCACTCTCTCAACGGCTGTATGTCTGAAGAAGTACCCGTACCTGGTTACTACCCAGTTGGTCGTGGTTACCCAACACTTGCCGATGCACTGGAAGAAATTCCGGGCTTAATGGGGACGTTTGATAAGCCAAAGTATTTTCGACTCGATACGGATTTGTGCGCCCACAGCTCACGAGGTGTAAAAGGTTGTGAGCGATGTGTAGACGCTTGTCCTGCTGGAGCGCTTAGCAGCCAAGGTAACGACAAAATTGGTCATAAGATCGAAATAAACCCTTACCTTTGCCAAGGTGTCGGTACTTGCGCTACAGCATGTCCTACGGAAGCGATCCACTACGCACTTCCTACACCACAAGATACCCAAAAGTTCATTGAACGTACGCTGGCAAATTATCATCATCAGGGTGGTGAGAATGCCATTGTTCTAATCTGTAGCTCACGTCATGAAAGCTATAACGTGATGGCGCTGAAAGTATTGCCAGACAATGTGATTCCATTAGTGGTCGAAGAGCTACCATCGGTAGGAATTGATACTTGGTTCGCTGCGTTGGCCAATGGCGCGACTCAAGTCATGTTTGCTGCAAGTCGTCATATGCCAGAAACCATTCAAACGGTACTTAATCGTGAAGTAGGTATGGCGCAGCAGCTTCTAGAAAACCTAGGTCTAGCACGTGAGACCATCGACATCTTGTACCTTGAGTCATTGCGCGAAGGTATGCCGACATTAGTTGAATTAGACCTTGAGCTTCGTATTGGCGATGTTGAAGGCAACAAACGTCAACGACTATTCCATTCTTTGGATGTGTTGTCTGCCAAACAAGGCGTGACTGACAACATTCAGCCACTCCCGACGACCGCACCTTATGGCACTGTTCAATGTGATACGGACAAATGTACCTTGTGTATGGGCTGTGTAGCGGTTTGCCCAACGAAGGCACTTTACAACAAGGGTGATAGACCTGCGCTAGACTTTGTTGAGCAAGACTGTGTGCAGTGCGGCATGTGTGAAAAAGCGTGTCCAGAATCTGCGTTATCCCTTACTCAGCAAATCAATTGGGACAAAGAAGCGCGCACCAAAGTCGTCGCGCTTCATGAAGAGAAAGCGGCGGAATGTTTAAGTTGTGGTAAGCCATTTGCACCGCAATCCATGATTACGATGCTGCAAGATAAGTTACGCGGTCACTCTCACTTTGACAATGAAGCGGCACTGCGTCGTATTGCGATGTGTGAAGATTGTCGAGTCGTGGATATGTTTGAAAATATGGCTGAAAACCCTGAACAACAACTTAAATACTAG